A genomic stretch from Gemmatimonadaceae bacterium includes:
- a CDS encoding OmpA family protein — protein MRNLRSLTLGAVIAAAMALAIPASADAQRQGAIEIGGFGRYTKYMDTLKLDPTLGAGGRVGIYAFRNWLAELELSYADADVNQPMTGESGRDSLRKVSDAMWSYRMTYNHPLAERVKLLLGAGYGYHSYGRVRQVAPRGGGPQGLVGLRFILNNRLSARVEGTGTFIMPADDNAKPVARATGLNLGAQAGLSPVVLHQPAETPYSVRYRHGDADSARHPVHLANRHRSSRWPVASPDRDRRDQLRIQQERYHARSQGHPGQDRWVADCPTNAARTIDVTGNTDAIGSEKYNVKLGQDRADQAKAYLVSKGVADSRINARTAGETDPIAPNTTDNGRATNRRVLVMLTKLNVNSSQRHLLPLLGYPSAAPIPDRCGAHLVCFAVRDQQRQVSDPFAPTGIRGHPRRCRRAAITGMAGRQLGGRSYRTAGLQAHRHPSRRGGTANRCGLSRTHARRGRVAGRAVV, from the coding sequence ATGCGCAATCTACGCAGCCTCACGCTTGGCGCTGTCATCGCTGCGGCGATGGCGTTGGCAATTCCCGCCTCTGCTGACGCTCAACGACAGGGTGCCATAGAAATTGGCGGGTTTGGTCGCTACACCAAGTACATGGACACCCTCAAGCTGGATCCGACCTTGGGCGCTGGTGGCCGCGTCGGCATCTACGCGTTCCGTAACTGGCTGGCCGAGCTGGAGTTGAGCTATGCCGACGCCGACGTGAATCAGCCGATGACGGGCGAGAGTGGACGCGATTCGCTGCGCAAGGTGTCGGATGCCATGTGGTCGTACCGGATGACGTACAATCACCCGCTGGCCGAACGTGTAAAACTGCTGTTGGGTGCCGGATACGGATATCACTCTTACGGTCGGGTACGTCAGGTCGCACCACGCGGTGGTGGCCCGCAGGGATTGGTTGGTCTCCGCTTCATCCTGAACAACCGCCTGTCGGCGCGCGTGGAAGGAACCGGCACCTTTATCATGCCGGCCGACGACAATGCGAAACCGGTCGCGCGGGCGACGGGACTCAATCTGGGCGCCCAGGCTGGCCTCAGCCCTGTCGTTCTTCACCAACCCGCCGAAACCCCGTATTCAGTACGATACCGTCACGGTGACGCGGATTCAGCGAGACACCCAGTTCATCTCGCGAATCGACACCGTTCGTCTCGTTGGCCCGTCGCCTCGCCCGATCGTGATCGGCGCGATCAACTTCGGATTCAACAAGAGCGATATCACGCCCGAAGCCAAGGTCATCCTGGACAAGATCGCTGGGTCGCTGATTGCCCCACCAACGCGGCACGCACCATCGACGTCACCGGGAACACCGACGCCATTGGCAGCGAGAAATACAACGTGAAGCTTGGGCAGGATCGTGCGGATCAGGCCAAGGCCTATCTCGTCTCGAAGGGCGTCGCCGATTCGCGCATCAATGCCCGCACGGCCGGCGAGACCGATCCGATTGCGCCGAACACCACCGATAACGGTCGAGCGACCAATCGCCGCGTGCTGGTCATGCTCACGAAACTGAATGTAAATTCAAGCCAGCGGCACCTGCTGCCGCTGCTGGGGTACCCGAGCGCCGCGCCGATCCCTGATCGGTGCGGCGCTCATCTGGTATGTTTCGCCGTTCGCGACCAGCAACGCCAAGTCTCCGACCCTTTCGCACCGACTGGAATACGCGGCCACCCGCGCCGTTGTAGGCGTGCTGCGATTACTGGGATGGCGGGGCGCCAGCTGGGTGGGAGGTCGTATCGGACGGCTGGTCTACAAGCCCATCGGCATCCGTCGCGGCGTGGTGGAACGGCAAATCGCTGCGGCCTTTCCCGAACGCACGCCCGTCGAGGTCGAGTCGCTGGCCGGGCGGTCGTATGA
- a CDS encoding pyridoxamine 5'-phosphate oxidase family protein, whose protein sequence is MAFTFHDRVDIEPIHYVFEDGHIFGRTKFGTKVSVLAHHPWVAFEVDEVDGLHAWQSVVVHGQIVFPTPRARRWSIGSMRVALPPCVIWSRARSSHDPTPDRDLVFCLLCMTHGSRRDVGDTAHE, encoded by the coding sequence TTGGCGTTCACGTTTCACGATCGGGTCGATATCGAACCGATTCACTATGTGTTCGAGGACGGCCATATCTTTGGCCGCACGAAATTCGGCACCAAGGTCAGCGTGCTGGCGCATCATCCGTGGGTGGCGTTCGAGGTGGATGAGGTGGATGGCCTGCACGCATGGCAGAGCGTCGTGGTGCATGGTCAGATCGTCTTTCCGACCCCGAGGGCGCGCCGGTGGAGCATCGGCAGTATGCGCGTGGCGTTGCCACCTTGCGTCATCTGGTCCCGAGCGCGTTCGTCCCACGATCCGACACCCGATCGGGATCTGGTTTTCTGCCTTTTGTGCATGACTCACGGGTCGCGCCGCGATGTCGGGGATACGGCGCATGAGTAA
- a CDS encoding polyphosphate kinase 2 family protein, whose protein sequence is MTASALGSKAALVDDAPPQELIEDATRALLDRLTALQDAFHADRRHALLLVLQGRDASGKDGVIRTVYGAFNPTGVTVAPFGPPTPLELRHDFLWRVHQVVPPLGMVGVFNRSHYEDVLAVRVRKLAPESVWRPRYAQIVAFERLLADNGVIVRKCMLHVSREEQAKRFRERLDDPRKNWKFRVDDLKDRELWDDYTEAYREALTECSTRKAPWFVVPSDDKTVRNFLIARMLVETLEQLDPRYPEMDPAVRAAARVFE, encoded by the coding sequence ATGACCGCGTCCGCGTTGGGCAGCAAGGCCGCGCTCGTTGATGACGCACCACCGCAGGAACTGATCGAGGACGCCACCCGCGCGCTGCTGGATCGACTGACCGCGCTGCAGGACGCGTTTCACGCCGATCGCCGGCATGCGCTGCTGCTGGTGCTGCAAGGACGCGACGCCTCGGGCAAGGACGGGGTGATCAGGACAGTCTATGGCGCCTTCAATCCCACGGGAGTGACGGTGGCGCCGTTCGGACCGCCGACACCTCTGGAGTTGCGTCACGACTTTCTCTGGCGTGTGCATCAGGTCGTGCCGCCGCTGGGCATGGTCGGGGTGTTCAATCGCTCGCACTATGAAGACGTGCTGGCCGTCCGCGTGCGCAAGCTGGCGCCGGAGTCGGTGTGGCGGCCGCGGTACGCGCAGATTGTCGCCTTCGAGCGACTCCTGGCCGACAACGGCGTGATTGTCCGCAAGTGCATGCTGCACGTTTCGCGTGAAGAACAGGCCAAGCGGTTTCGCGAGCGGCTGGACGATCCGCGCAAGAACTGGAAGTTTCGCGTCGACGACCTGAAAGACCGGGAGCTGTGGGACGACTACACCGAGGCCTACCGCGAGGCGCTGACCGAGTGCAGTACGCGAAAGGCCCCGTGGTTCGTGGTGCCCTCGGATGACAAGACGGTTCGCAACTTCCTGATTGCCCGCATGCTGGTGGAAACGCTGGAGCAGCTGGATCCGCGATACCCGGAGATGGACCCGGCAGTGCGCGCGGCCGCACGGGTCTTCGAGTAG
- a CDS encoding PEP-CTERM sorting domain-containing protein, translating to MAAPVAADAQVITTGTWTAMTVPNKNLSPFWDGTSQDIINGSNCNIGFYLLYASGAGYGPCANQKPTDAFVNANAGRLGLTAGVPNGSFLRGANIDTPIGYAFKAGSYRLELLANTSAFGPSGQELWAYSGPLSGPLQVQKLYAVGTYPNALTTVFNVTFNTDWYLGARSAASGNPWSYSSSVTVPHYALFSERAAGADKDNGRFWAAFGDIPTGDQDYNDIVLQIQTVPEPSTWALMAFGLGTLGVVGRHRQRR from the coding sequence TTGGCCGCTCCTGTCGCTGCGGACGCGCAGGTGATCACGACGGGCACCTGGACGGCCATGACGGTTCCCAACAAGAACCTCTCCCCGTTCTGGGACGGGACCTCACAGGACATCATCAACGGTTCGAATTGCAACATCGGTTTCTATCTTCTGTACGCGTCGGGGGCAGGCTACGGGCCCTGCGCGAATCAGAAACCGACCGATGCGTTCGTGAACGCCAACGCGGGACGGCTTGGACTGACGGCTGGCGTGCCGAACGGGTCGTTCCTGCGCGGTGCGAACATCGATACGCCAATCGGCTATGCCTTCAAGGCCGGGTCATATCGACTGGAGCTGCTTGCCAATACGTCGGCCTTTGGCCCGTCCGGTCAGGAGCTGTGGGCGTATTCCGGTCCGCTCAGCGGTCCACTGCAGGTGCAGAAACTCTACGCTGTGGGGACGTACCCGAATGCCCTCACCACCGTGTTCAACGTGACCTTCAATACCGATTGGTACCTGGGCGCGCGGTCGGCGGCGAGCGGCAACCCGTGGAGCTACAGCAGTTCCGTCACGGTTCCCCACTACGCCCTGTTCAGTGAGCGGGCGGCTGGTGCCGACAAAGACAACGGCCGCTTCTGGGCCGCCTTTGGCGACATCCCGACGGGCGATCAGGACTACAACGACATCGTGCTCCAGATTCAGACCGTGCCCGAGCCATCCACCTGGGCCTTGATGGCATTTGGACTTGGAACGCTCGGCGTCGTTGGGCGCCACCGTCAGCGTCGTTGA
- a CDS encoding carbohydrate binding family 9 domain-containing protein yields the protein MRFLLGGAALLCSTLALADIAGAQVAAPASTSSRGARTLQAIRASTPVTIDGKLDELDWTRATPADGFIQSEPRTGEPASEATEVRILFDGEFLYVGATLHDPDAGHIVLNDIRKDFKEEDQDDFEVLLDTFHDHRNGYLFVTNTAGARSDRQIANEGREINTSWDGVWSVKTQRTTDGWTVEMAIPFRTLRYQLGSVDGWGINFARRIRHRNELTYWAPIPRAFTISRVSLAGTLEGLAVDGTSRDLRLKPYAMGRTVRDVGGPSSVTSEAVGLDVTYGVTRHLAMNVTINPDFAQVEADEQQVNLTQFSQFFPEKREFFLENSGIFYVGDAARNNRVQLAPTPDEDMLLFFSRRIGLSPDGRAVPIPAGIRVSGTAGGLTIGALAMQTRRTATTPANQYNVLRLRRNLRPGSDIGLIVLDREAVGGGHAGNWNRVAGVDANFRLRGNWDWNNYAVGTRTPGREGGQYTWRTSVNHEDNFFHAKLGVLEVGRGFADDLGFFRRTDTRKYLADVGIRPRPSWLSTIATREMHPHFTWNYYETLDGRISAKDLHTGYTFFLSSGAYFELSGNPRFQRLATPFRINRDIAPIPAGGYAWTDWQFKGSTNASRKVSATYTFIEGGFWNGTQHTQQVLVSAKPSAKFAASVGASHTEAALTMPNATFEALLYTGRTNYSFTTNMFFDALAQYDPRSHQFNANLRFNLIHHPLSDLFIVLNEQKISLPDAPATGFGVIVKYTQMLAF from the coding sequence ATGCGCTTTTTGCTCGGTGGTGCGGCCCTGCTCTGCTCGACCTTGGCGCTTGCGGACATCGCGGGCGCCCAGGTCGCGGCTCCGGCCAGCACGTCGTCGCGGGGGGCGCGGACGCTGCAGGCCATCCGCGCATCAACGCCAGTGACGATTGACGGCAAGCTGGACGAACTCGACTGGACCCGCGCCACCCCCGCCGATGGATTCATTCAGTCGGAGCCGCGCACCGGCGAGCCGGCATCCGAGGCCACGGAAGTCCGGATTCTTTTCGATGGCGAGTTCCTCTATGTGGGCGCCACCCTGCACGATCCCGATGCGGGGCATATCGTGCTCAACGACATCCGCAAGGATTTCAAGGAGGAGGATCAGGACGACTTCGAGGTCCTGTTGGACACGTTCCATGATCACCGCAACGGCTATCTGTTCGTGACAAACACCGCCGGCGCGCGCAGTGACCGGCAGATCGCCAATGAAGGCCGCGAAATCAATACGAGTTGGGACGGTGTGTGGTCGGTGAAGACCCAACGCACGACCGACGGGTGGACGGTGGAAATGGCGATCCCCTTTCGCACCTTGCGATATCAACTGGGGAGCGTGGACGGCTGGGGCATCAACTTCGCCCGGCGCATCCGTCATCGCAACGAATTGACGTACTGGGCGCCGATTCCGCGGGCCTTCACCATCTCACGCGTATCGCTGGCGGGCACGTTGGAGGGGCTCGCCGTCGACGGCACGTCGCGCGACCTGCGCCTGAAGCCCTACGCCATGGGGCGCACCGTTCGCGACGTCGGTGGCCCCTCGAGCGTGACCAGCGAAGCCGTCGGGCTGGACGTCACGTATGGCGTGACGCGCCACCTCGCGATGAATGTGACCATCAATCCGGATTTCGCGCAGGTGGAGGCCGACGAACAGCAAGTCAATCTCACGCAATTCAGCCAGTTCTTCCCGGAGAAGCGCGAGTTCTTTCTTGAGAACTCGGGCATTTTTTACGTGGGTGATGCGGCGCGCAATAATCGGGTGCAATTGGCCCCCACGCCGGATGAGGATATGCTGCTGTTCTTCAGTCGGCGCATTGGATTGTCACCCGACGGACGTGCGGTGCCCATTCCGGCCGGCATTCGCGTCTCCGGCACGGCCGGTGGGCTGACCATTGGCGCGCTGGCCATGCAAACGCGCCGCACGGCCACCACGCCGGCCAATCAATACAATGTGCTTCGACTGCGGCGTAACCTGCGCCCGGGTTCGGATATCGGGTTGATCGTGCTCGACCGCGAGGCCGTTGGCGGCGGCCACGCGGGGAATTGGAACCGCGTGGCCGGTGTGGACGCCAACTTCCGACTGCGCGGCAACTGGGACTGGAACAACTACGCCGTCGGCACGCGGACGCCGGGTCGTGAGGGCGGTCAGTACACGTGGCGAACGTCGGTGAACCATGAGGACAATTTCTTCCACGCCAAGCTGGGCGTGCTGGAAGTGGGACGCGGCTTTGCCGACGATCTGGGATTCTTTCGGCGCACGGATACCCGCAAGTACCTCGCGGATGTCGGCATTCGACCGCGTCCGTCGTGGCTCTCCACCATTGCCACGCGCGAGATGCATCCGCACTTCACCTGGAACTACTACGAAACCCTTGATGGTCGGATTTCCGCCAAGGACCTCCATACCGGCTACACATTCTTTCTGAGCAGCGGCGCATACTTCGAATTGTCCGGGAACCCCCGCTTTCAGCGTCTGGCCACCCCGTTTCGCATCAACCGGGACATCGCGCCGATCCCCGCCGGCGGCTACGCGTGGACCGACTGGCAATTCAAGGGATCGACCAACGCCAGCCGCAAAGTCTCGGCGACCTACACCTTCATCGAAGGTGGCTTCTGGAACGGCACGCAGCACACCCAGCAGGTATTGGTCAGCGCGAAGCCCTCCGCCAAGTTTGCGGCGTCAGTCGGGGCATCGCACACCGAGGCGGCATTGACAATGCCCAACGCCACCTTCGAGGCGCTGCTGTATACCGGCCGCACGAACTACAGCTTCACCACCAACATGTTCTTCGATGCGCTGGCGCAATACGATCCGCGGTCGCACCAGTTCAACGCCAATCTCCGTTTCAACCTGATTCACCATCCGCTGAGCGACCTGTTCATCGTGCTGAACGAGCAGAAGATCAGCCTGCCGGATGCGCCGGCCACCGGATTTGGCGTGATCGTGAAGTACACACAGATGCTGGCCTTTTAG